The sequence below is a genomic window from Brevibacillus laterosporus.
TTACGTCGGGTAATCTATATAGGAGAAAAACGTCAGCCAGGCATGTATTTATTTACAGACCTATATCAATTGGCTGAACAGGTGACTGAAGCAGAACAGATAGATCGACAGAAAACTCTTCAGCCCGATCAGGTGGTCAATATGCAGTATACATCTGGTACAACCGGCTTTCCTAAAGGTGTCATGCTTAGCCATTACAATATCATCAACAATGCTATTCAAGTGGCTAGTTGTCAAAATTTGAGTCAACAAGATCGGGTATGCATTCCTGTTCCATTTTTTCATTGCTTTGGATGTGTAATGGGGACATTAGCTTGTGTGGCAACGGGAGCTGCGATGGTTCCAGTTATTACGTTTCAGTCAAAAGTAGTCTTGGAGGTTGTTTCTAAGGAGAGGTGTACAGCTCTTTATGGGGTGCCAACCATGTTTATTGCTGAGCTGAATGAACCAGCTTTTACACAGTATGACCTGAGCTCACTACGAACTGGAATCATGGCTGGTTCGCCTTGTCCAGAAGAAGTGATGAAGAATGTAGTAGATAAAATGGGTATGCGTGACATTACCATCGCATATGGACAGACGGAATCTTCTCCGGTTGTGACTCAGACTAGAGTAGATGATAGCATCGAGCGTCGCGTATCAACAGTCGGTCGTAAGCATGATCTAGTGGAAATGATGCTAATGAATCCTAGCACAGGGGAAGAAGTGGCTATCGGTGAACAGGGTGAACTTTGTACGCGAGGCTACCAGGTTATGAAAGGGTACTATAATATGCCAGAACAGACAGCAAAGGCGATAGACTCAGAGGGCTGGCTCCATACAGGAGACTTGGCTACTGTTGACGAAGATGGATATTATCGGATCACTGGACGCCTGAAAGATATGATCATTCGCGGGGGAGAGAATATTTATCCGCGTGAGATTGAAGAGTTTTTGTATACTCATCCCAAAGTTCTGGATGTACAAGTTATCGGAGTTCCCGACCCACTCTATGGCGAGCAAGTATTGGCATGCGTTAAAGCACGCGAGGGAGAGAGTTTGTCATCTGATGAGTTAAAAGACTTTTGTCAGGGAAAAATTGCTCGCTATAAGATTCCGTACTATCTACAAATCGTTCATGAATACCCGATGACAGCCTCTGGTAAAATTCAAAAATATAAACTCCGCGAGCAAGCCATTGAACTCTACGGATTGGATCAGTCAGCAGCATCTAGTGAGTAACTTGACGGAACAAACAGCTGTGCGTGCACAGAAAAGGAGTATACCTTATGAATTATGACAGTTTGTTTGAACATTTCATTGTCCAATCACAAACAAAGTTTAGCGGATGGGATTTTTCATTTGTACACGGTACAGGACGGATCACGACAGAACCTGTCCCTTGGTCTTATGCGAGCAAAATTATTCCATTGATGGCTCAGGCAGATAGTATGCTAGATATGGGTACAGGAGGAGGGGAATTGTTATCTCAGTTGGTACCTTTACCTCCGTTTACTTGTGCGACAGAAGCATATGGGCCAAACGTAACCATAGCTCAGACACGATTAGAACCGATTGGGGTAAAGGTATGTCCCCTTGTAGATGATGCCGTTTTGCCGTTTGAAGACAAACGATTTTCGTTGATCATTAACAAGCATGAAGCGTTTCAGCCTAGCGAGGTGCGACGCATCTTACGCGATGGAGGTCAGTTTATCACTCAACAGGTGGGAGGGGAAGATTGTCAAGAATTGAACCAGTTACTGGGGATGCCAAAAGGGGAATACCACGACTGGAATCTGAGAAAAGCGGTGCTAGAATTAGAAGAGTCAGGATTTTCGATTTTGGATCAAAAAGAGTATTTTCCATTCCAACGCTTTCATGATATTGGTGCTCTCATTTATTATGTAAAAGCAATTCCATGGCAGTTCCAAGACTTTTCGGTTGATGCATACCGAGATGAATTGTATCGCCTTCATTTAAAAATTCAGGAAAAAGGTTATGTAGAGGTAAAATCACACCGCTTTATTATCTGTGCGGTGGCTCCATTTTTCCGGTATCCCTTTTAATAGCAAGGACTAGTTAGATAAGAAAACCGTTTGCGACAGTTATTGAGATTGAAAAGACCATTGCTTCGGTTGAGAAGAGATGGCCTTTTCGCCTTTTTTCATTTTTCTAATAACCCGAGTTACAACTCGTTACCGCACTACCATCTTTTTTTCATAAGCCATGATCTTGTCTTCCTGCTGTAGAGTAATCCCAATGTCATCCAACCCATTTAACAAACAGTACCTGCGATAACTATCCACTTCAAATGGATAGGAGAGGCCATTGCCATCTTCTATAACCTGACGTTCCAGATCAATTGTCAATGTATACCCCTCAGTAGCTTCGGTGCGTGTAAACAATTCATCTACTTGTTCTTCAGTGAGTTTGATTGGCAAAATTCCATTCTTAAAACAGTTGTTATAGAAGATATCGGCAAAGGATGGAGCAATTACTACTCGGAATCCAAAATCTAATAAAGCCCAAGGCGCATGTTCACGTGAGGAACCACAGCCAAAGTTATTACGTGCAAGCAAAATAGTAGCTCCCTCATAGCGTGGCTGATGAAGGACGAATGAATCGATCCGCTTTCCTTCGATGGTATAGCGCCATTCATAGAACAAGAATTGTCCAAAGCCTGTGCGTTCAATTCGTTTCAAAAATTGTTTCGGGATAATAGCATCCGTATCGATATTGGCGCGATCGACGGGGGCGGCCAAGCCAGTTACTTTTACAAACGGTTCCATAGAGATTGCCTCCTTTAAATGTAGGGGTAGGGCACATGCCATTTTTTCATTGATTACATGCTTCGAATTACATGCATACTCAGCAAAAGGCTATCTTAAACGTTGAAACGCTGAAGTCTTCTCACGTATACTTACACCACCGCAGGGGCATTCAGCCACTCACGGACATCAACAAATTTACCTGCGACTGCAGCGGCAACAGCCATTTCAGGACTAACTAGATGAGTGCGTCCATCACGACCTTGACGTCCTTCAAAGTTACGGTTAGAGGTAGAAGCACAACGCTCACCAGGTGATAAAATATCCGGGTTCATCGCAAGACACATGGAGCAACCTGATTCGCGCCACTCAAAGCCAGCCTCTATGAAGATATGATGTAACCCTTCCTGTTCGGCACGCTCTTTAACAGCTTGTGAACCTGGCACGACCATGGCATTGACTTGAGAAGATACCTTGCGACCTTTGGCGGCAGCGGCGGCACGGCGTAAATCTTCGATGCGTCCGTTCGTACAGGAACCAATAAACACACGATCGATAGAGATATCTGTCATGGGAGTCCCAGCGGTTAACCCCATATAAGTAAGGGCATCTCGTGCTGCTTTTTGATCGGTTTGGCTAACAAATTCTTCTGGGTGAGGCACGTTGCTAGTAATTCCGGTACCCATACCTGGACTTGTTCCCCAGGTTACTTGTGGTTCCATTTCGCTTGCTTGTAGCTCCACGTGGGCATCATATATGGCACCTTCATCTGATACTAGCTCTCTCCATGCAACTACAGCTTGTTCGAAAGCTTCTCCTTGGGGGACATGACGACGACCTTTCAAGTAGGCAAATGTAGTATCATCTGGAGCGATTAAGCCGGCACGGGCTCCTGCTTCAATGGACATGTTGCAAACTGTCATACGTTCTTCCATGGTCAATTGACGGATAGCTTCCCCCGTATATTCAACAACGTAACCCGTAGCAAAGTCAGTCCCGAATTTTGCGATAATAGCTAAAATTAAATCTTTTGCGGATATACCTAGTGGCAATGGGCCATTCACATGTACTTCCATCGTTTTTGGCTTTGCTTGTTGTAAGCATTGTGTTGCCAACACATGTTCTACTTCGCTTGTTCCAATTCCGAAAGCAAGAGCACCGAAAGCTCCGTGTGTAGAGGTATGACTGTCTCCACAAACGATCGTTTTACCGGGATGTGTTAAGCCAAGTTCTGGTCCAATAACGTGCACGATTCCTTGATCGGGGCTGTCTAAATCTGCAAGTGGTACGCCAAAATCCCGGCAGTTATTCGTTAGTGTTTCCATTTGAGTAAGCGAGATTGGATCTTCTACAAGATAGCGATTTTTCGTTGGCACGTTGTGATCCATGGTTGCAAACGTAAGATCTGGACGACGGACCTGCCGATTAGCAAGACGCAGACCTTCAAAGGCTTGTGGGGATGTTACTTCATGAACAAGGTGTAGATCGATATATAATAAGCTAGGTTTTCCTGATTCTTCGTAAATAACGTGTTGATCCCAAATTTTTTCAAATAGCGTCCGTGCTTTCATCGTATTTCCTCCTTTATTTTGTCGCGCTCATGCTTTTTTCTAGTTGTACCATGGATAAAGAAATAGTACAAAGATATAATGATTATAGAATGGATAGGAAATACCTATAAGGATAAAAGGAAACAAAGAACAGGCGGAGATACAAATGGAATTGCGTCAAATACGTTATGTTATGATGGTAGCTCAAGAAAAAAGTTTTTCCCGCGCAGCTGAGAAGCTCCACTTAGCACAACCATCGCTTAGTCAACAGATTGCCAAACTGGAGCGTGAGTATGGGGTCATGTTGTTTCACCGACTGCCACAACGAGTCGAGTTAACAGATGCAGGGAATCGATTTATACAATTAGCCAATGAACTAATTGTCAAAGAAGACGAATTAGAACGTGAAATGCACCAATTTGCAGAGGGGAATGCTGGCAGGATCGTCGTCGGCAGTCTACCAATAACAGGAGCCTTTGTGCTACCCGAAGCTTTTTCAGCCTTTACCAAATGTTATCCTCGTATCGAGGTTACTTTAATAGAAGAAACATCTAGTAATCTGGAGCAGATGCTGGTTCATGGCAAGTTGGATATGAGCCTATTAACGATGCCGATACAGCATCCAGCGTTAGTAACGACTCCGGTATTACAGGAGGAAATCTATCTATCGTTACCACCCCAGCATCCACTTGCAAAAGAGCAGGTTGTTGACTTAAAAGCTTTGGAAGAGGAACCATTTATTTTGTTAAAAGAAGGACAGGGTTTCCGCACGATCTCGTTGCTATTGTGCGAACAAGCTGGATTTACACCAAAGGTAGTGTTTGAAAGTTCAAATATCCAAACGGTGCAAGCCTTGGTAGCGTCGGGCATGGGTGTCTCTTTCGCACCTCATATGATTACAGGCATGGTGAACGGTAATGTCTCGCCAGCCTATGTGCATCTATCTACACACCCTAGTCGAACGTTAGTAGTTGCGTCGCATAAAGACAAGCATTTGTCTACGCCAATGCTAGCATTACGTGAAGAGATTTCTAAAGCCGGCAAGCAGTACTCAATAAACCCGGCGTAGAGACAAAAAAGTGGCAGGTGTGTTACACTAACTTCAAACATGCATCGAAAGGGAGGATACACACATGAAAGAGATTAAAACAGAAGAAGCATTCCAAGAAACCATTCGTTCTTCCAAACCGGTGATCGTCAAATTTTATACGACTTGGTGTCCAGACTGTTTCCGTATTGATCCATTTATGCCGGAGTTAGAAGAAGCCTATAAAGATCAATTGGATATGGTAGCAGTTAACCGTGATGACCTTCCTGAGTTGTCTCAACAGCTGGAGATCATGGGTATCCCTAGTTTTGTTGCGTTTAAGAACGGCAAGGAAGTGGTACGTTTTGTCAGTAAATTGGCGAAGAGTCGCGAAGAGATCGAGCAATTTTTAGATCGTGCTGTGCAAATTAGCGCAGAGCTTTAAAAAATTGGATTGATCCTTAAAATGGACGGACACATACAGGTAAAACATTTTCACAAACTTTCTTAGCAGAAATTGGTGGAAACGTTCATATCTATAAACGAATGGGTAAAAACAGGCAGTTCTTTCAAGGAGGGTTCAGCTTGCAGAGCAATGTATGTATCGCGCATCGAGGTTGGTCGGGAGTCGCCCCAGAAAATACATTGGCGGCTATTCGACTAGCAATAGAACACCCTGAGATAGATGGGGTTGAATTTGACGTCCAGTTAACGAAGGACCAAATTCCCGTAGTTATCCACGACTATTCGTTGGAACGTACCACGAATGGAACTGGATGGGTTAAAGATCATACGTTTGCCGAACTGCGTTCTCTGGATGCAGGGAGTTGGTTCGACAGTCAATTTGTCGGCGAGACCATCCCTTCCTTGGAAGAAGTGCTCATTGCCAATCGCCAGAAAAAGTGGCTTAATATTGAGCTAAAGCAGATGGTGGCAAGTAAGGAACAGGTGCTGGAAGAAAAAGTAATCCGCTTGATCGAACAGTATGATATGGAAGAACATGTGGTCATTACTTCATTTCAACATCAGAGTGTCTATAATGTAAAAAGATTGGCTCCACGTTTGCAGGTGGGACCGTTAATTTATGGTATGCCGCTCTTACTACAGGAACAGGCCCAACATATCGGAGCAGATGTATTATCACTCGCGTACCCTTATCTGACTCATGAGGTTGCGCAGCACGCTCAGGAATGGGGCTATTCCATCATAGCGTGGACGGTAGATGAACCAGAACATATGCGAGTTTTAGCGCAATTAGGCTCGCATGTGCATATTTGCACCAATCATCCAGATAGATGGTTGTCATGGAAAGGAAGTACAGCATGATTTCAATGAATAGAAAGGGAGAGTGGCTTCTTGGCACGTTAGGTGAACAAGAGGCTGCTCTTTCTTTTGGAGACTTACTTCGAAAAAAATGGGGGTTTCCCAAAAAAACGGCACATCTTTTATTTCAAAACAAAGAGATTTTGGTTGATGACCAGCCAGCAACTCAAGTTCAAAAGACAGTAAGTGGGCAGCTTATCGCCCTGCGAGTTTGTATGGAAGAAGAGTGGGGTTTAGAGCCAGTCAAAGGTCCGTTAGTTATTGCGTATGAAGACGATCACGTACTAATCGTAAATAAACCAGCTGGTTTGCTTTTACATCCGACGGAACCTATTCACCAAGAGACGTTGGATCATTGGGTAGCTGGTTATTTTAAAGAGAAGAATATCAAGAATAAGGTGCGTCATATCCATCGTTTGGATCAAGATACCTCTGGACTCGTGATGTATGCTAAGCATCCACTCGCTGGTGCTATGCTTACCGAGAGATTGGAAAGACGGGACATTTCCCGGCAGTATATAGCTTTTGTAGAAGGAATTATGCAAGATGAGCAAGGAAAAGTAGATGCGTCTATCGGAAAAGATCGTCATCACGCGACGAGACGCCGCGTTTCTCCACAAGGTGACCGGGCTGTAACTCATTTTAACGTGATTGAACGCTATCACGACGCGACTCAAGTGTCTTGTCGTCTTGAAACAGGTCGGACGCATCAGATTCGTGTTCACTTATCTTACATGGGCCATCCATTGCTCGGAGATGTTTTGTATGGTGCGAGAAAAAATCAAGTTCTTAGAAATAGACAAGCGTTGCATGCAGCTAGCCTTCAATTTATTCACCCATTCGGGGAGCAACGTGTGGAGGTCTCAGCAAAGCTACCACAAGATTTGCAAGAACTAAAGGAACGATTGTTACTCAAATAAGGGAGTCCATTTGTACAACAACGTTTAGGAAAAATACCTAAGCGAGTAAACGAATGTCCGTCTGGTGAATAGAATGCCTAGGAAATCACATGGAAAGGGTGATGGTATGAAAAAAACGCCCATCATCGGTGTGTTAACTTGGCGATCTGGACGGACGTTTGCAGAACCTAGCTATTTTAAGAAGCTACTTCGTGCATCAAAGCGATTGGGAGTGGTTCTTTATCTGTTTTGTCCACGAGATGTAGATGATAAAACGAAACAGATACAAGGATTTT
It includes:
- a CDS encoding AMP-binding protein, with the translated sequence MADLRSITMGDLLDETVGKFPDKQAIIYQEIGLTYTYREFQHVCNQLARGFMALGIQPGEHIAIWANNVPEWVLTQFATAKMGGVLVTVNTSYRTHELEYLLRQSDATTLLVIDQLKEVSYVDMLHEICPELQQALPGELQAERLPHLRRVIYIGEKRQPGMYLFTDLYQLAEQVTEAEQIDRQKTLQPDQVVNMQYTSGTTGFPKGVMLSHYNIINNAIQVASCQNLSQQDRVCIPVPFFHCFGCVMGTLACVATGAAMVPVITFQSKVVLEVVSKERCTALYGVPTMFIAELNEPAFTQYDLSSLRTGIMAGSPCPEEVMKNVVDKMGMRDITIAYGQTESSPVVTQTRVDDSIERRVSTVGRKHDLVEMMLMNPSTGEEVAIGEQGELCTRGYQVMKGYYNMPEQTAKAIDSEGWLHTGDLATVDEDGYYRITGRLKDMIIRGGENIYPREIEEFLYTHPKVLDVQVIGVPDPLYGEQVLACVKAREGESLSSDELKDFCQGKIARYKIPYYLQIVHEYPMTASGKIQKYKLREQAIELYGLDQSAASSE
- a CDS encoding SAM-dependent methyltransferase codes for the protein MNYDSLFEHFIVQSQTKFSGWDFSFVHGTGRITTEPVPWSYASKIIPLMAQADSMLDMGTGGGELLSQLVPLPPFTCATEAYGPNVTIAQTRLEPIGVKVCPLVDDAVLPFEDKRFSLIINKHEAFQPSEVRRILRDGGQFITQQVGGEDCQELNQLLGMPKGEYHDWNLRKAVLELEESGFSILDQKEYFPFQRFHDIGALIYYVKAIPWQFQDFSVDAYRDELYRLHLKIQEKGYVEVKSHRFIICAVAPFFRYPF
- the leuD gene encoding 3-isopropylmalate dehydratase small subunit gives rise to the protein MEPFVKVTGLAAPVDRANIDTDAIIPKQFLKRIERTGFGQFLFYEWRYTIEGKRIDSFVLHQPRYEGATILLARNNFGCGSSREHAPWALLDFGFRVVIAPSFADIFYNNCFKNGILPIKLTEEQVDELFTRTEATEGYTLTIDLERQVIEDGNGLSYPFEVDSYRRYCLLNGLDDIGITLQQEDKIMAYEKKMVVR
- the leuC gene encoding 3-isopropylmalate dehydratase large subunit, with the translated sequence MKARTLFEKIWDQHVIYEESGKPSLLYIDLHLVHEVTSPQAFEGLRLANRQVRRPDLTFATMDHNVPTKNRYLVEDPISLTQMETLTNNCRDFGVPLADLDSPDQGIVHVIGPELGLTHPGKTIVCGDSHTSTHGAFGALAFGIGTSEVEHVLATQCLQQAKPKTMEVHVNGPLPLGISAKDLILAIIAKFGTDFATGYVVEYTGEAIRQLTMEERMTVCNMSIEAGARAGLIAPDDTTFAYLKGRRHVPQGEAFEQAVVAWRELVSDEGAIYDAHVELQASEMEPQVTWGTSPGMGTGITSNVPHPEEFVSQTDQKAARDALTYMGLTAGTPMTDISIDRVFIGSCTNGRIEDLRRAAAAAKGRKVSSQVNAMVVPGSQAVKERAEQEGLHHIFIEAGFEWRESGCSMCLAMNPDILSPGERCASTSNRNFEGRQGRDGRTHLVSPEMAVAAAVAGKFVDVREWLNAPAVV
- a CDS encoding LysR family transcriptional regulator produces the protein MELRQIRYVMMVAQEKSFSRAAEKLHLAQPSLSQQIAKLEREYGVMLFHRLPQRVELTDAGNRFIQLANELIVKEDELEREMHQFAEGNAGRIVVGSLPITGAFVLPEAFSAFTKCYPRIEVTLIEETSSNLEQMLVHGKLDMSLLTMPIQHPALVTTPVLQEEIYLSLPPQHPLAKEQVVDLKALEEEPFILLKEGQGFRTISLLLCEQAGFTPKVVFESSNIQTVQALVASGMGVSFAPHMITGMVNGNVSPAYVHLSTHPSRTLVVASHKDKHLSTPMLALREEISKAGKQYSINPA
- a CDS encoding thioredoxin, with the protein product MKEIKTEEAFQETIRSSKPVIVKFYTTWCPDCFRIDPFMPELEEAYKDQLDMVAVNRDDLPELSQQLEIMGIPSFVAFKNGKEVVRFVSKLAKSREEIEQFLDRAVQISAEL
- a CDS encoding glycerophosphodiester phosphodiesterase, whose protein sequence is MQSNVCIAHRGWSGVAPENTLAAIRLAIEHPEIDGVEFDVQLTKDQIPVVIHDYSLERTTNGTGWVKDHTFAELRSLDAGSWFDSQFVGETIPSLEEVLIANRQKKWLNIELKQMVASKEQVLEEKVIRLIEQYDMEEHVVITSFQHQSVYNVKRLAPRLQVGPLIYGMPLLLQEQAQHIGADVLSLAYPYLTHEVAQHAQEWGYSIIAWTVDEPEHMRVLAQLGSHVHICTNHPDRWLSWKGSTA
- a CDS encoding RluA family pseudouridine synthase; protein product: MISMNRKGEWLLGTLGEQEAALSFGDLLRKKWGFPKKTAHLLFQNKEILVDDQPATQVQKTVSGQLIALRVCMEEEWGLEPVKGPLVIAYEDDHVLIVNKPAGLLLHPTEPIHQETLDHWVAGYFKEKNIKNKVRHIHRLDQDTSGLVMYAKHPLAGAMLTERLERRDISRQYIAFVEGIMQDEQGKVDASIGKDRHHATRRRVSPQGDRAVTHFNVIERYHDATQVSCRLETGRTHQIRVHLSYMGHPLLGDVLYGARKNQVLRNRQALHAASLQFIHPFGEQRVEVSAKLPQDLQELKERLLLK